A DNA window from Thermococcus sp. 4557 contains the following coding sequences:
- a CDS encoding membrane protein: MFEIVRILYKELHYRRLKSNPQIAADPEKFRKQLRNAGDIKRGMALQSVAFLFFGVMMAGAIAGAEDETRAAVIFATYALLPFIMALYTTTVNASYATSMGIFEPLKPLPIRTGSKYLSVLLAIDNVPAVIALLPAAVLMMVKYGTPGLLGLLWVLTGAFLGHVLGLVVFTFFGSASVGGRFSKLRTLARTLGVILFIGIFYALNYLQQYVNEHYEDLLPFFSKYSLAYPFSVASITDPFHSSIILLGYLVVLVPLYLFILERLWGRLEEGAKVSRSRTVRFKAETHHPIVAIALKDLRIVFRKSALLVGFIFPLFIILPSAVNILVSGSIREWSVVSVLFMIGWVASVGVDTVLKIDGREFEFLRSLPITVGQFLRAKLLVMNAVPVTAGVGLVLAVSYLNARTLALLPAAVILPLLTSSVALAFFYHGESELSVPETNFGHVLVLMIINGATLGAIAGLWYFLGYPYALALATVGFVAVQALINR, from the coding sequence ATGTTCGAGATAGTCAGAATCCTCTACAAGGAGCTCCACTATCGGCGTTTGAAGAGCAACCCCCAGATAGCGGCTGATCCTGAGAAGTTCAGGAAGCAGCTCAGGAACGCGGGCGATATAAAGAGGGGGATGGCCCTTCAGTCGGTTGCCTTCCTGTTCTTTGGTGTCATGATGGCGGGGGCGATTGCAGGGGCCGAGGACGAAACCAGGGCGGCGGTGATATTCGCCACCTACGCCCTTCTCCCCTTCATAATGGCGCTCTACACTACAACGGTCAACGCCTCCTATGCGACCTCTATGGGAATCTTCGAGCCGCTCAAGCCCCTACCCATAAGAACTGGCTCAAAGTACCTCAGCGTTCTCCTCGCGATAGACAACGTTCCCGCTGTCATCGCGCTCCTACCTGCGGCCGTCCTGATGATGGTGAAGTACGGAACCCCCGGCCTGCTCGGCCTTCTTTGGGTTCTCACCGGAGCTTTCCTCGGCCACGTCCTCGGGCTGGTCGTCTTCACGTTCTTCGGCTCGGCGAGTGTTGGCGGCAGGTTCTCGAAGCTCAGGACGCTGGCAAGGACCCTGGGTGTTATCCTCTTCATCGGCATCTTCTACGCCCTCAACTACCTCCAGCAGTACGTCAACGAGCACTACGAGGACCTTCTGCCCTTCTTCTCGAAGTACTCCCTGGCCTATCCGTTCTCCGTCGCCTCGATAACGGATCCATTCCACTCCTCCATCATTCTCCTCGGCTATCTCGTCGTTCTCGTTCCTCTCTACCTGTTCATCCTTGAGAGGCTCTGGGGCAGACTCGAAGAGGGGGCGAAGGTTTCCCGCTCCAGAACCGTTCGCTTCAAGGCAGAAACCCACCATCCGATTGTGGCGATCGCTCTGAAGGACCTGAGGATAGTCTTCAGAAAGAGCGCCCTTCTCGTCGGCTTCATCTTTCCGCTCTTCATCATCCTGCCGAGTGCTGTGAACATCCTCGTTTCTGGCTCCATTAGGGAGTGGAGCGTGGTTTCGGTGCTGTTCATGATCGGATGGGTGGCCTCCGTGGGCGTCGACACAGTCCTTAAGATAGATGGTCGGGAGTTCGAGTTCCTCAGGAGTCTCCCCATAACTGTCGGCCAGTTCCTTCGGGCGAAGCTTCTCGTCATGAACGCCGTTCCGGTCACCGCCGGCGTCGGCCTCGTCCTGGCGGTTTCGTACCTCAACGCTAGAACCCTCGCCCTGCTTCCCGCCGCGGTTATCCTTCCGCTCCTGACGTCCTCAGTGGCGCTGGCCTTCTTCTACCACGGCGAAAGCGAGCTATCCGTGCCGGAGACGAACTTCGGCCACGTTCTGGTGCTCATGATAATCAACGGTGCCACTCTCGGAGCAATCGCTGGCCTCTGGTACTTCCTCGGCTATCCCTACGCTCTGGCTCTGGCTACCGTTGGTTTCGTAGCGGTTCAAGCCCTCATCAACAGGTGA
- a CDS encoding C1 family peptidase produces the protein MKFGKLLAVFVLITVLAGIFGSYAAAADMPYKTGAILISPEEYSKLTGFKFVPVTEEVYNHLIKIAPSYPRNPPISKDTLMAVAAPGPVPPGSLPSSVNNSLYLPPIGNQGNVGSCNAWASTYYVWTYMINWFRSNPHPSTGDVIMNPSFTYNLINAGYNSGSIGQDAMALISTIGAVAWDDFPVNTNDPNNVDDWPVEWQWKKAMLNRGIADMYNAIWKGSSTTGIIYIIDMTDSTQFQYLKGLLAAGYIAYTGINVYKEFYYFDSTNNVYALNQPHTLPEGHNTPGGHAITIVGYDDNKKTPDGNGALLFVNSWGTGWGDHGYGWLTYQAAQDSNHLLSHGYAYILVPKEPQPYQPKIYASLKITHPKRGEVIGGLFKQDCPEGYVCFPPKVNGGIELGVNISGYTVWNSRFLDFWIGYQHYPYDGLADYQAHPFPDSPIVFDLTDSLDTLTTSSAVNSQYVPFYIKLADKYGDGVTGTLDSFEVIVNSTYMHRIIEASTDFPVSIPENGNWLTVSANVPIVDYFGNTPLDKQELNTNWAYIEVGSIVNMSSAVLHFNGQDYTMDMDNTYHFYYNVSGLDDGTYTYSVTVTLQNGNSINLPQRTVYISTSSLNQQVIADSAQWADDSTIAPGETGYVDGTFVWKDVVDNGVSPFTGRTYDLTSLQLRYDSANGLLYLKIGVTPMDNLGTTPASLLKVYFDVDSDGSWDYTAVVDLAKAGARDGVASILDLYNTDGAQITTRDAVFVPSTTSSSVFLQMPADLISLSSDASLKVKVELYEHDEVYGPLDVLGTSTGSDSADVDLQQVPVFSNIEYMAVLVLLGVLLFRRK, from the coding sequence ATGAAATTTGGAAAACTACTGGCAGTTTTTGTTTTGATAACTGTACTCGCCGGCATCTTTGGAAGCTATGCGGCAGCGGCGGATATGCCCTACAAAACGGGAGCAATATTAATCTCTCCGGAAGAATACAGCAAGCTCACAGGATTCAAGTTTGTACCAGTGACCGAGGAAGTCTACAATCACCTTATCAAAATAGCCCCAAGTTACCCCCGAAATCCCCCGATTTCTAAGGATACCCTCATGGCAGTCGCCGCCCCCGGGCCGGTTCCTCCTGGCAGTTTGCCATCCTCCGTCAACAATAGCCTTTATTTGCCTCCAATCGGTAACCAGGGTAATGTTGGCTCATGCAACGCATGGGCGTCTACCTACTACGTCTGGACTTACATGATAAACTGGTTCAGAAGCAATCCACACCCAAGCACCGGCGACGTGATAATGAACCCGAGCTTCACGTACAATCTCATAAACGCAGGCTATAACAGTGGAAGTATTGGCCAAGACGCTATGGCTCTTATATCCACGATAGGAGCGGTTGCGTGGGACGACTTCCCAGTAAACACGAATGATCCAAACAACGTGGATGATTGGCCGGTTGAATGGCAGTGGAAAAAGGCAATGCTAAATAGGGGAATCGCAGATATGTACAATGCTATTTGGAAAGGCTCCTCAACTACGGGGATTATATACATTATAGATATGACTGACAGCACTCAGTTCCAGTACCTCAAAGGCCTCCTCGCGGCGGGATATATAGCGTACACTGGAATAAATGTTTACAAGGAGTTTTATTACTTTGACTCAACAAACAACGTGTACGCCCTTAACCAGCCTCATACATTGCCTGAGGGACATAACACACCCGGTGGGCATGCAATCACCATAGTTGGTTATGATGACAACAAAAAGACCCCCGATGGGAACGGTGCCCTTCTTTTTGTGAACTCTTGGGGAACAGGCTGGGGTGACCACGGCTACGGATGGCTGACATACCAGGCGGCTCAAGACTCCAATCATCTTCTCAGCCACGGTTATGCATACATACTAGTTCCCAAGGAGCCCCAGCCGTACCAACCGAAAATTTATGCCAGTCTTAAGATTACTCACCCCAAGAGGGGTGAAGTTATTGGAGGTCTCTTTAAGCAGGACTGTCCAGAGGGATATGTCTGCTTCCCTCCGAAGGTGAACGGAGGAATAGAACTCGGGGTCAATATATCAGGCTATACCGTGTGGAACAGCAGGTTTTTAGACTTCTGGATAGGATATCAGCACTATCCATACGACGGTCTTGCTGACTACCAGGCCCACCCATTCCCGGACAGCCCAATAGTCTTCGACCTCACGGACAGCCTCGATACCCTTACAACTTCGAGTGCAGTTAACTCGCAGTACGTTCCGTTCTACATCAAACTCGCCGACAAGTACGGTGATGGAGTCACTGGAACGCTGGACTCATTCGAGGTTATCGTCAACTCCACATACATGCACAGGATAATAGAAGCCAGCACCGACTTCCCGGTTTCGATACCTGAAAACGGGAACTGGCTGACGGTTTCTGCGAACGTTCCGATAGTTGATTACTTTGGAAACACTCCCCTGGACAAACAGGAGCTCAACACGAACTGGGCTTACATAGAGGTGGGCTCAATCGTCAACATGAGCAGCGCCGTCCTTCACTTCAATGGCCAGGATTACACCATGGACATGGACAACACATACCACTTCTACTATAACGTTTCAGGGCTTGACGATGGAACCTACACTTACAGCGTCACGGTTACCCTCCAGAATGGCAACTCGATAAACCTTCCACAGCGCACGGTCTACATAAGCACCTCTTCCCTTAACCAGCAGGTCATCGCGGACTCGGCCCAGTGGGCTGATGATAGCACTATCGCCCCCGGTGAAACGGGGTACGTGGATGGAACTTTCGTCTGGAAGGATGTGGTGGATAACGGTGTATCCCCGTTCACCGGCAGGACATACGACCTTACATCACTCCAGCTTAGGTACGACTCCGCCAATGGGCTGCTGTACCTCAAGATAGGGGTTACACCAATGGATAACCTGGGAACAACTCCGGCGTCCCTACTTAAGGTGTACTTCGACGTGGACAGCGACGGTTCGTGGGATTACACAGCCGTTGTTGATCTGGCTAAAGCAGGGGCTAGGGATGGGGTTGCGTCAATACTGGATCTGTACAACACAGATGGTGCCCAAATAACCACCCGGGATGCAGTGTTTGTTCCTTCCACGACCAGTTCCTCGGTATTCCTTCAGATGCCCGCCGACCTAATATCTCTATCCAGCGATGCGTCACTGAAGGTTAAAGTCGAACTCTACGAGCATGATGAGGTCTATGGTCCTCTGGATGTTCTTGGAACAAGCACTGGATCGGATTCTGCAGACGTGGATCTCCAGCAGGTTCCAGTATTCAGCAACATCGAGTATATGGCGGTTCTGGTGCTCCTTGGGGTGCTTCTCTTCAGGCGGAAGTGA
- a CDS encoding Gar1/Naf1 family protein: MKRLGKVSHYAKQGFLVLRTDWVPSLNDPVVDKKLTVVGVVKDVFGPVKRPYVAVKPRVKNPESYIGALLYVDSSRKKSRPGRKSRSGKKRSKGGKARRPAPRKRG; this comes from the coding sequence ATGAAGCGCCTGGGTAAAGTTTCTCACTATGCAAAGCAGGGTTTCCTGGTTCTCAGGACTGACTGGGTGCCTTCGCTCAACGACCCGGTGGTTGACAAAAAGCTCACCGTGGTCGGTGTAGTGAAGGATGTCTTCGGGCCGGTTAAGAGGCCCTACGTGGCCGTCAAGCCGCGGGTCAAGAATCCCGAGAGCTACATCGGTGCGCTGCTGTACGTTGATTCCTCTAGGAAGAAATCCCGGCCAGGTAGAAAATCCAGGTCCGGGAAGAAGCGTTCCAAGGGCGGAAAGGCAAGACGCCCTGCCCCCAGAAAGAGGGGGTGA
- a CDS encoding TIGR00289 family protein: MRVAVLYSGGKDSNYALYWALEQGFEVKYLVSMVSEREDSYMYHVPNIHLTELQAKAVGIPLVKGFTSGEKEKEVEDMKAVLEGLRIDGVVAGALASEYQKKRVEGVAKELGIESFAPAWHRNPIEYMRELIGIFDIVMVGVSAYGLDERWLGRRIDEKAMGELVRLHERYKIHVAGEGGEFETFVRDAPFFKARIVFDEVEKKWNEWDYSGVLEVKRAHLEKK, from the coding sequence ATGCGTGTTGCCGTGCTGTATTCGGGCGGGAAGGACTCGAACTACGCCCTCTACTGGGCGCTGGAGCAGGGGTTCGAGGTCAAATACCTCGTCTCGATGGTGAGCGAGAGGGAAGACAGTTACATGTACCACGTGCCGAACATCCACCTCACCGAGCTCCAGGCGAAGGCGGTGGGAATTCCCCTCGTGAAGGGCTTCACGAGCGGCGAGAAGGAGAAAGAGGTAGAGGACATGAAGGCCGTCCTCGAGGGGCTGAGGATAGACGGAGTGGTTGCCGGTGCCTTGGCCAGCGAGTACCAGAAGAAGCGCGTTGAGGGGGTGGCAAAAGAGCTCGGCATAGAGAGTTTCGCCCCGGCCTGGCACCGCAACCCAATAGAGTATATGCGGGAGCTTATTGGAATCTTCGACATCGTAATGGTGGGGGTTTCAGCCTACGGGTTAGACGAGAGATGGCTCGGAAGGAGGATTGACGAGAAGGCCATGGGGGAGCTGGTGAGGCTCCACGAAAGGTATAAAATCCACGTTGCAGGAGAAGGCGGTGAGTTCGAGACCTTCGTCAGGGATGCACCCTTCTTCAAGGCGCGCATAGTTTTCGATGAAGTCGAGAAGAAGTGGAACGAGTGGGACTATTCCGGAGTGCTGGAGGTCAAGAGGGCGCACCTTGAGAAAAAATAA
- a CDS encoding Mth938-like domain-containing protein, giving the protein MRVEFPEFGRIVVDGKVYDHDIVIYPSGKIGERKKWLSKNKHGTSHKLDPDELREYLSEDFDVLLVGTGAWGRLSLLPESRELVANKEVIERPTGDAVELFNGLWGKRKVLAIFHITC; this is encoded by the coding sequence ATGAGGGTCGAGTTCCCCGAGTTCGGGAGGATAGTCGTGGATGGTAAAGTTTACGACCATGACATCGTTATCTACCCGAGCGGAAAAATCGGGGAGCGCAAGAAATGGCTCAGCAAGAACAAGCACGGCACGAGCCACAAGCTCGACCCGGATGAGCTGAGGGAGTACCTGAGCGAGGACTTCGACGTTCTGCTTGTCGGCACCGGCGCCTGGGGAAGGCTCTCCCTCCTGCCGGAAAGCAGGGAGCTGGTGGCGAACAAAGAGGTCATCGAGAGGCCGACAGGAGATGCCGTGGAGCTCTTCAACGGACTCTGGGGAAAGAGGAAAGTCCTCGCGATATTTCACATCACCTGTTGA
- a CDS encoding NUDIX hydrolase: MDRYVLLVKAPRGYDITPVREELREFLSRTHPELRVEAHRCIGLTADVVILYNGGIVLIKRKHEPFKDHYALPGGFVEYGETVEEAALREAKEETGLDVRLIRLVGVYSDPNRDPRGHTVTTAFLAIGTGKLKAGDDAEEVHVVPVEEALKLPLAFDHAKILRDALSLR; this comes from the coding sequence ATGGACCGATACGTTCTGCTCGTTAAGGCCCCGAGGGGCTACGATATAACCCCCGTACGGGAGGAGCTCAGAGAGTTTCTCTCCAGAACCCACCCGGAGCTCAGGGTCGAGGCGCACAGGTGCATAGGCCTCACCGCCGACGTAGTCATCCTTTACAATGGAGGCATCGTCCTCATAAAGCGGAAGCACGAACCGTTCAAAGACCACTACGCCCTACCGGGGGGCTTCGTCGAGTACGGCGAAACCGTCGAGGAGGCAGCCCTGCGCGAGGCAAAGGAGGAAACCGGTCTCGACGTTAGACTCATCAGGCTCGTTGGAGTTTACTCCGACCCGAACCGCGACCCAAGGGGGCACACCGTGACGACGGCATTTTTAGCGATTGGAACTGGAAAACTGAAGGCCGGGGACGACGCCGAGGAGGTGCACGTTGTGCCCGTTGAGGAAGCGCTGAAGCTGCCGCTGGCGTTCGACCACGCGAAGATTCTGAGGGACGCCCTGAGCCTGAGGTGA
- a CDS encoding bifunctional L-myo-inositol-1-phosphate cytidylyltransferase/CDP-L-myo-inositol myo-inositolphosphotransferase, producing MVPKTAVILAAGLGKRMGERPKGLLKVAGREILYRTLTLLRQNGVEMFIIVTNERYAGFYRKFIEEHGLNAELVVNPEPEKGNGHSLHLAKGHISGRFVLVMSDHVYGEEFIREALRGSGLIADRKPRWADVGEATKVKARNGRVERIGKDLKDWDAVDTGFFVLDESIFEITEALEREREGDYPVSEVVKMARLEVTFIDGLPWTDVDTPSDLKMARRMLIKTSVKGTGDGFVSRHLNRKVSTEISYLLAEKATPNQMTVVTFILGMISAFLTLFSLPLAGILYQISSILDGVDGELARAQMRTSRFGGYIDSLLDRYVDGAFLALLTYSTLTEPLWYLIALLALLGSVMVSYSTERFKAAYGEDAYSSIPTLRKLPGKRDERIFLTMLFLLYPVGASVKALFLLLAVLTNLRVAITAYLISRKVLQPKTI from the coding sequence ATGGTGCCAAAAACGGCGGTGATTCTGGCGGCAGGCCTCGGAAAGAGGATGGGGGAGAGACCCAAGGGGCTCCTGAAGGTGGCCGGAAGGGAGATTCTGTACCGAACGCTCACCCTTCTCAGGCAAAACGGCGTTGAGATGTTCATAATAGTCACTAACGAACGCTATGCAGGGTTTTACCGCAAATTCATTGAGGAGCACGGCCTCAACGCCGAGCTGGTAGTCAACCCCGAGCCGGAAAAGGGCAACGGCCATTCACTCCACCTGGCGAAAGGTCACATCTCGGGAAGGTTTGTTTTGGTGATGAGCGACCACGTTTACGGCGAGGAATTCATCCGGGAGGCCCTGAGGGGGAGCGGCCTTATAGCGGACAGGAAACCGAGATGGGCAGATGTTGGCGAGGCGACTAAGGTAAAGGCCAGAAACGGCAGGGTTGAGCGAATCGGGAAAGACCTTAAGGACTGGGACGCCGTTGATACGGGCTTCTTCGTCCTCGATGAGAGCATCTTCGAGATAACTGAGGCACTGGAGAGGGAGAGAGAAGGGGACTACCCCGTGAGCGAGGTCGTGAAGATGGCCAGGCTTGAGGTTACCTTCATCGACGGTCTTCCCTGGACCGACGTTGACACGCCCTCTGACCTTAAGATGGCCAGAAGAATGCTCATCAAGACTTCTGTGAAGGGAACGGGCGACGGGTTCGTCAGCAGGCATCTCAACAGGAAGGTTTCAACCGAGATAAGTTACCTCCTCGCCGAGAAGGCCACCCCGAACCAAATGACTGTCGTTACATTTATCCTCGGAATGATCTCGGCCTTTTTGACGCTCTTCAGCCTTCCCTTAGCCGGAATACTGTATCAGATTAGCTCAATCCTCGACGGCGTTGATGGCGAGCTGGCGAGGGCCCAGATGAGGACGAGCAGGTTCGGGGGCTACATCGACTCCCTCCTCGACCGCTACGTTGATGGCGCATTTCTGGCCCTCCTTACTTACTCAACTCTCACCGAGCCCCTCTGGTATCTAATCGCCCTCCTTGCACTCCTCGGCTCGGTGATGGTGAGCTACTCGACCGAGAGGTTCAAGGCTGCCTACGGTGAGGACGCCTACAGCTCGATTCCGACTCTCAGAAAGCTCCCCGGCAAGAGGGACGAGAGAATCTTCCTGACGATGCTCTTCCTCCTGTATCCGGTCGGGGCTTCGGTTAAAGCGCTCTTCCTTCTGCTGGCAGTTCTGACGAACCTGCGGGTGGCAATAACGGCGTATTTAATTTCCAGAAAAGTTTTGCAGCCGAAAACTATTTAA
- a CDS encoding carbohydrate kinase codes for MRCLIVGHLVRDIIVKGSGIEHRMGGGAYYSAMALSRFCTVEILTSVGEDFPESWLRELEEKGIVLHTIPAESSTSYRLHYLDGNTRELSLLSVAERITDMPRGNYDIIILNPVAGEIPPETVALAKRRSNFVVADVQGFIRSPNPGRLKLTGIDGGIFNGLKVLHADVSEAQLVRNIDPDRIEVLLISRGADVGQAYLRGRKYAYTPARVAVEESTGAGDVFLASFAMFYHDCPFIQALKRASAFTALFLQRRSFDFTMDEVNELARRVTVERINDINLHE; via the coding sequence ATGAGGTGCCTCATCGTCGGCCATCTCGTGAGGGATATCATCGTCAAGGGTTCTGGAATTGAACACCGCATGGGGGGAGGGGCATACTATTCCGCGATGGCCCTGTCCAGATTCTGCACGGTCGAGATCCTGACCAGCGTTGGTGAGGATTTTCCCGAAAGCTGGCTCAGGGAACTTGAAGAAAAAGGCATAGTACTCCACACGATACCCGCGGAGAGCAGCACCTCCTACCGGCTCCATTATCTCGACGGGAACACGAGGGAACTCAGCCTCCTCTCCGTCGCGGAGAGAATAACCGACATGCCACGCGGGAACTACGATATAATCATCCTCAACCCAGTTGCAGGCGAGATTCCACCCGAAACCGTTGCACTCGCCAAAAGGAGGAGCAACTTCGTTGTCGCGGACGTCCAGGGGTTCATCAGGTCGCCCAATCCGGGAAGACTTAAGCTGACGGGGATAGACGGCGGCATCTTCAACGGGCTGAAGGTTCTTCACGCCGACGTCTCCGAGGCCCAGCTCGTAAGAAACATCGACCCCGACAGAATAGAAGTGCTTCTAATCTCCCGGGGTGCCGATGTGGGTCAGGCATACCTCCGGGGACGGAAATACGCCTACACCCCGGCCAGGGTTGCGGTGGAGGAATCCACCGGCGCGGGCGACGTTTTCCTGGCATCGTTTGCCATGTTCTACCACGACTGCCCATTCATTCAAGCACTCAAGAGGGCCAGCGCCTTCACGGCCCTTTTCCTCCAGCGCAGAAGCTTCGACTTCACTATGGATGAAGTGAACGAGCTGGCGAGGAGAGTCACGGTCGAGAGGATTAACGATATAAATCTTCATGAATAA
- a CDS encoding inositol-3-phosphate synthase, whose product MVKVVILGQGYVASIFASGLEKIKAGKMEPYGVPLADELPIKIKDVEIVGSYDVDANKVGKDLYEVVRAYDPEAPESLKGITVRKGIHLRSLRNLPLEATGLEDEMTLKEAVEHLVNEWKELGAEVFINVCTTEAFQPFGSREELEKAIEEDNRDRLTATQVYAYAIAQYAKEVGGAAFVNAIPTLIANDPAFVELAKESNMVIFGDDGATGATPLTADVLSHLAQRNRYVLDIAQFNIGGNNDFLALTDKERNKSKEFTKSSVVKELLGYDAPHYIKPTGFLEPLGDKKFIAMHIEYVSFNGAHDELVITGRINDSPALAGLLVDLARLGKIAIEKKAFGAVYEVNAFYMKNPGPKEKGNIPRIIAHEKMRMWAGLEPRWL is encoded by the coding sequence ATGGTTAAGGTTGTCATACTCGGACAGGGCTACGTTGCCAGCATCTTCGCGAGCGGCCTTGAGAAGATAAAGGCCGGAAAGATGGAGCCCTACGGCGTTCCCCTTGCCGATGAGCTTCCAATCAAGATTAAGGATGTTGAGATAGTCGGTTCCTACGACGTCGATGCAAACAAGGTCGGAAAGGACCTCTACGAGGTCGTCAGGGCCTACGATCCAGAGGCGCCGGAGAGCCTCAAGGGTATCACCGTCAGGAAGGGAATCCACCTGAGGAGCCTCAGGAACCTTCCGCTCGAGGCCACCGGCCTCGAAGACGAGATGACCCTCAAGGAGGCCGTCGAGCACCTCGTGAACGAGTGGAAGGAGCTCGGCGCAGAGGTCTTCATAAACGTCTGCACCACCGAAGCGTTCCAGCCCTTCGGAAGCAGGGAGGAGCTTGAGAAGGCCATCGAGGAGGACAACAGGGACAGGCTCACCGCCACGCAGGTCTATGCCTATGCCATAGCCCAGTACGCCAAGGAGGTTGGCGGTGCCGCGTTCGTCAACGCCATCCCGACCCTCATAGCCAACGACCCGGCTTTCGTCGAGCTCGCCAAGGAGAGCAACATGGTCATCTTCGGCGACGACGGAGCCACCGGAGCCACCCCGCTCACCGCGGACGTTCTCAGCCACCTCGCCCAGAGGAACCGCTACGTCCTCGATATAGCCCAGTTCAACATCGGCGGAAACAACGACTTCCTTGCCCTCACCGACAAGGAGAGGAACAAGAGCAAGGAGTTCACCAAGAGCTCGGTCGTCAAGGAGCTCCTCGGCTACGACGCACCGCACTACATCAAGCCCACCGGCTTCCTCGAGCCCCTCGGCGACAAGAAGTTCATAGCCATGCACATCGAGTACGTCAGCTTCAACGGCGCCCACGACGAGCTCGTTATCACCGGCAGGATAAACGACAGCCCGGCACTCGCCGGTCTCCTCGTCGACCTCGCGAGGCTCGGAAAGATAGCGATCGAGAAGAAGGCCTTCGGTGCCGTTTACGAGGTCAACGCATTCTACATGAAGAACCCGGGACCGAAGGAGAAGGGCAACATACCGCGCATCATCGCCCACGAGAAGATGAGGATGTGGGCCGGCCTGGAGCCGAGATGGCTCTGA
- a CDS encoding ABC transporter ATP-binding protein, whose translation MIEVENLTKSFGSTRAVKGITFTVGDGEIYGLLGPNGSGKSTTMKILAGILKPTSGRVVVGGVDVVEDSLGVRRIVGYVPETPVLYESLTPVEFFNFVGSVRGIPKEELQERVETLVRAFGIGSYLGEMIGSLSFGTRQKVSLIAAMLHDPKVLILDEAMNGLDPKSARILRELLLQFKEEGRSIVFSTHVLALAETICDRVGVIYNGEIIAEGTVEQLKEFAHEESLEDVFLKLTESQDEVAGIVRALKDAL comes from the coding sequence ATGATCGAGGTCGAGAACCTCACCAAGAGCTTCGGCTCTACGAGGGCGGTCAAAGGGATAACGTTCACCGTGGGTGATGGCGAGATATACGGCCTCCTCGGGCCGAACGGGAGCGGAAAGAGCACGACGATGAAGATTCTGGCGGGAATACTGAAACCCACCTCGGGGCGCGTTGTTGTTGGCGGAGTTGACGTCGTCGAGGATTCTCTGGGGGTCAGGAGGATAGTTGGCTACGTGCCTGAAACGCCGGTTCTCTACGAGAGCCTAACGCCGGTTGAGTTCTTCAACTTCGTGGGGAGCGTGAGGGGGATTCCAAAGGAAGAACTTCAGGAGAGGGTTGAGACCTTGGTCAGGGCGTTTGGGATAGGGAGTTACCTTGGCGAGATGATAGGTTCGCTCAGCTTTGGAACGAGGCAGAAGGTGTCGCTCATAGCGGCGATGCTCCACGACCCGAAGGTTCTCATACTGGACGAGGCGATGAACGGCCTCGACCCCAAGAGCGCCCGCATTCTCAGGGAACTCCTCCTCCAGTTCAAGGAAGAAGGCAGGAGCATAGTCTTCTCCACCCACGTTCTGGCGCTGGCAGAGACGATATGCGACCGCGTTGGTGTCATCTACAACGGAGAGATAATCGCGGAGGGAACCGTGGAGCAGCTCAAGGAGTTCGCCCATGAGGAGAGCCTTGAAGACGTCTTCCTCAAGCTCACCGAGAGCCAGGATGAGGTGGCTGGAATAGTCAGGGCGCTTAAAGATGCCCTTTAG